A part of Methanomassiliicoccales archaeon genomic DNA contains:
- a CDS encoding CooT family nickel-binding protein: MCESNAFIIGPEGEKEVMKDVTRIKLEGRSAILTDIMGQKLVLVGVAVREMDLIGHRIIFHRV, from the coding sequence ATGTGCGAATCGAACGCATTCATCATCGGTCCCGAGGGCGAGAAGGAGGTAATGAAGGATGTCACAAGGATCAAACTTGAAGGAAGGTCTGCGATACTCACGGACATCATGGGCCAGAAATTGGTCCTGGTGGGCGTTGCTGTGAGAGAGATGGACCTGATAGGCCACAGGATAATCTTCCATAGGGTTTGA
- a CDS encoding ABC transporter permease, whose amino-acid sequence MLRQTYALTIRELKHWYRARIQIFMTLIQPILWLGLFGQAVAFPMPREMLQGAPDYISFMSVGMVAVVTLFTCMFSGMSIVWDRRLGFLNKLRVAPIPRGVIPTSRVLASVIRAMISGLMVLLIALVFVHIPGLKGLTVTSDFGAFELGSMLLIMFLLALGFAAIFVSIALTIKNQETLFGVVNLLNLPVMFASAALFPVDGMPGWLEAVAKVNPLTLAVDGIRQLMFEGATSIYDLGVDMLGLMLFAGMFVGLGIILARYSLKEK is encoded by the coding sequence ATGCTGCGCCAGACTTATGCCCTCACAATACGTGAGCTGAAACATTGGTACAGGGCGAGGATCCAGATCTTCATGACCCTTATTCAGCCCATCCTCTGGCTAGGGCTCTTCGGCCAGGCGGTCGCATTCCCTATGCCCAGGGAGATGCTCCAAGGGGCCCCTGATTATATCTCGTTCATGTCCGTCGGCATGGTCGCGGTCGTCACCCTCTTCACCTGCATGTTCAGCGGTATGTCGATCGTATGGGACAGGAGGTTGGGGTTCCTCAACAAGCTCCGGGTCGCGCCGATACCGAGGGGCGTCATTCCGACCTCGAGGGTATTGGCGTCGGTCATAAGGGCTATGATATCTGGCCTCATGGTCCTGCTCATAGCCCTGGTCTTCGTCCATATACCGGGTCTCAAAGGGCTGACCGTGACCTCGGACTTTGGGGCGTTCGAGCTCGGTTCCATGCTCCTTATCATGTTCCTTCTGGCGCTCGGTTTCGCGGCGATATTCGTGTCCATCGCCCTTACCATCAAGAACCAGGAGACCTTGTTCGGGGTCGTGAACCTTCTGAACCTCCCAGTGATGTTCGCATCGGCAGCGCTGTTCCCTGTCGACGGGATGCCTGGATGGCTTGAGGCCGTGGCGAAGGTGAACCCATTGACCTTGGCCGTGGACGGGATCAGGCAACTGATGTTCGAGGGGGCGACATCGATCTACGACCTTGGCGTGGACATGCTTGGACTCATGCTGTTCGCAGGTATGTTCGTCGGTCTGGGGATCATTCTGGCAAGGTATTCGCTGAAGGAGAAGTGA
- a CDS encoding ATP-binding cassette domain-containing protein — MSGFIEVKDLVKVYSGNVKAVDGITFEVKEGEIFGFLGPNGAGKTTTIAMLTTLLVPTSGTASIGGYDVVKRQKEVRSIIGLVPQELTVDDELTGRENMLLQADLYNVDRKEAKKRIDELLGLVKLDDSADRLVRTYSGGMRKRLELAEGLIHSPKVLFLDEPTLGLDVQTRAVMWEHIRELKRKSNMTVFMTTHYLEEADSLCDRIGIIDMGRIMAMDTPATLKRSLGGDVVSLKVNEDIDFTETIRSTSGVLDVKREGSSYRVKVLSGESAAPGLMQAIARSGGTVTYVSLERPNMDQVFLEYTGRSLRDAEQSGNGTSLPPFAVMRRGR, encoded by the coding sequence ATGTCAGGTTTCATAGAGGTCAAGGACCTGGTCAAGGTGTATTCTGGTAATGTGAAGGCCGTTGACGGCATTACCTTCGAGGTAAAGGAGGGCGAGATCTTCGGGTTTCTCGGGCCCAATGGCGCGGGAAAGACCACGACGATCGCCATGTTGACAACGTTGCTGGTCCCAACGAGCGGCACCGCCTCGATCGGTGGATATGATGTTGTAAAGAGGCAGAAGGAGGTCCGCTCCATAATCGGTCTTGTGCCACAGGAGCTGACCGTCGATGACGAGCTCACAGGGCGGGAGAACATGTTGCTCCAGGCGGACCTTTATAACGTTGATAGAAAGGAGGCTAAAAAGCGCATAGACGAGCTCCTGGGGCTTGTCAAACTGGACGACTCGGCCGACAGGTTGGTGAGGACCTATTCAGGAGGAATGAGGAAGCGGCTAGAGCTTGCGGAGGGCCTCATCCATTCCCCGAAGGTGCTATTCCTTGACGAGCCCACGCTAGGATTGGACGTTCAGACAAGGGCGGTCATGTGGGAGCACATACGCGAGCTGAAAAGGAAGTCGAACATGACGGTCTTCATGACCACCCATTACCTGGAGGAGGCGGACTCTCTCTGCGATAGGATAGGCATCATAGACATGGGAAGGATAATGGCCATGGACACGCCTGCGACGTTGAAGAGGTCGCTCGGAGGGGACGTCGTCTCTTTGAAGGTGAACGAGGACATCGACTTCACCGAGACGATAAGGTCGACCTCTGGAGTTTTGGATGTCAAGAGGGAGGGTAGCTCATACAGGGTCAAGGTGCTCAGCGGGGAATCTGCGGCGCCAGGACTAATGCAGGCCATCGCCAGGTCGGGTGGAACAGTGACCTATGTGAGCCTGGAAAGACCCAATATGGACCAGGTGTTCCTCGAATATACGGGCCGCTCGCTCCGCGACGCGGAGCAGTCAGGGAACGGAACATCGCTCCCTCCATTTGCCGTCATGAGGAGGGGGAGATGA
- a CDS encoding biotin--[acetyl-CoA-carboxylase] ligase encodes MIIGRKVLLKEEVSSTNEAAKLLAAEGAEEGTVIVARRQTAGKGRSGRHWSSPEGGIYMSVILRPKMSASEILHLTVMFGIPVVDTISEMTYLQATLKWPNDVIVEGKKVGGILVESSSKGGDMLHLVLGIGINLNSRPEELVGDNPGSLSSISGREFDQDAFLHTLLFKLDDFYGRYLNGKVTTDDYLKRSSTLGNHVIGSVGDQRISGRALYIDASGALIIKGDDGLTYRLDSAYSLRYE; translated from the coding sequence ATGATCATCGGTCGCAAGGTATTGCTGAAGGAGGAGGTCTCCTCCACGAACGAGGCGGCGAAGCTGCTGGCGGCCGAAGGTGCGGAGGAGGGTACCGTGATAGTCGCCCGGCGGCAGACCGCCGGGAAGGGCCGGTCAGGAAGGCATTGGTCATCTCCCGAGGGCGGCATCTATATGTCGGTCATCCTGAGACCGAAGATGAGCGCCTCAGAGATCCTGCACCTGACCGTCATGTTCGGCATACCAGTGGTCGACACTATAAGTGAGATGACATACCTGCAGGCCACGTTGAAATGGCCGAACGACGTGATCGTAGAGGGTAAAAAGGTAGGCGGGATACTGGTGGAATCGTCGTCGAAGGGGGGCGATATGCTCCACCTGGTCCTAGGTATAGGTATCAACCTCAATTCAAGACCTGAGGAGCTCGTCGGTGACAATCCCGGCTCATTGTCATCGATCTCAGGACGCGAGTTCGATCAGGACGCTTTCCTGCATACGTTGCTGTTCAAGCTCGATGATTTCTATGGCAGGTACCTGAATGGGAAGGTCACCACGGACGATTACTTGAAAAGGTCCTCCACCCTTGGCAATCATGTCATAGGGAGCGTAGGGGACCAGAGGATATCGGGCAGGGCGCTGTACATTGATGCTTCGGGCGCTCTGATAATTAAAGGGGACGACGGACTGACATACAGGCTCGATTCGGCTTACAGCCTGAGGTATGAATGA
- a CDS encoding acyl-CoA carboxylase subunit beta, with protein MGNEERHKELKEMKKRSRIGGGPDRVEKHRRQGKLTARDRIDALLDPGSFVEFDAFVTHQSSQFGMDKNKLPGDGVVTGHGTIDGRQVFVFAQDFTVFAGSVGRMHAMKICKVYDMAMRTGSPVIGIYDTGGARIQEGAESLQGFGEFFYRCSLASGVIPQIALVMGPCAGGMTFGPGLADFVLMVNKKAHMFMIGPDVIKAVQNEDVSFEELGGAITHMNKSGTSHFVCDDDLDCIKKAKRLLSYLPSNNLDSPPYQKPKDDPERREDSLDFIVPEDPQKPYEMREVIRKVFDSGEFMEVQENFAKNIIVGFARMDGAVVGVVANEPMVFAGTLDNHSSVKAARFVRFCDSFNIPIITFVDVPGYLPSKEQEFEGLIRNSSKLLYAYCEATCPKITVVTRKAIGAGYCVMASKHIRADINLAWPSAEIAVVGPEGAINIVYKQELIMAEDPQVKRDELITEYRKVYASAFVAAERGYLDDIIEPKETRPRIISALKMLEKKRESRPAKKHGNMPL; from the coding sequence ATGGGCAACGAGGAGAGGCACAAGGAGCTCAAGGAGATGAAGAAGAGGTCAAGGATAGGCGGTGGTCCTGACCGTGTCGAGAAGCACCGCAGACAGGGCAAGCTTACCGCCCGTGACCGGATCGATGCCCTCCTCGACCCGGGCAGCTTCGTCGAGTTCGACGCCTTCGTCACCCATCAGTCCAGCCAGTTCGGTATGGACAAGAACAAGCTTCCAGGGGATGGTGTGGTCACAGGTCATGGGACCATAGACGGCAGGCAGGTCTTCGTCTTCGCGCAGGACTTCACAGTGTTCGCCGGTAGCGTAGGCAGGATGCATGCCATGAAGATATGCAAGGTCTACGACATGGCCATGAGGACAGGTTCCCCGGTGATCGGCATATATGACACCGGAGGGGCGCGCATACAAGAGGGGGCAGAGAGCCTTCAGGGGTTCGGGGAGTTCTTCTACCGCTGCTCCCTCGCGTCGGGCGTCATCCCGCAGATAGCATTGGTCATGGGCCCCTGTGCCGGTGGCATGACCTTCGGTCCAGGTCTTGCCGATTTCGTGCTCATGGTCAACAAGAAGGCCCATATGTTCATGATAGGGCCCGATGTCATCAAGGCCGTGCAGAACGAGGATGTTTCCTTCGAGGAGCTGGGCGGAGCCATCACCCACATGAACAAGTCGGGCACGTCGCATTTCGTCTGCGATGACGACCTGGACTGCATCAAGAAGGCGAAGAGGCTTCTCTCCTATCTCCCATCCAACAATCTTGACAGCCCGCCCTATCAAAAACCAAAGGACGACCCTGAGCGGAGGGAGGACTCTCTGGACTTCATAGTCCCGGAGGACCCGCAGAAGCCATATGAGATGCGGGAGGTCATCAGGAAGGTCTTCGACTCCGGTGAGTTCATGGAGGTCCAGGAGAACTTCGCGAAGAACATCATCGTCGGCTTCGCCCGGATGGACGGGGCGGTCGTCGGGGTGGTCGCGAACGAGCCGATGGTCTTCGCCGGCACGTTGGACAACCACTCTTCGGTCAAGGCGGCGAGGTTCGTCAGGTTCTGTGACTCCTTCAACATCCCCATCATCACGTTCGTCGACGTGCCAGGATATCTTCCCTCCAAGGAGCAGGAGTTCGAAGGCCTGATACGCAACAGCTCGAAGCTGCTTTACGCCTACTGCGAGGCCACCTGCCCTAAGATCACGGTCGTGACCAGGAAGGCGATCGGAGCTGGTTACTGCGTCATGGCCTCCAAGCACATACGTGCGGACATAAACCTGGCCTGGCCCAGCGCCGAGATCGCCGTTGTCGGTCCAGAGGGCGCGATAAACATCGTCTACAAACAGGAGCTCATCATGGCCGAGGACCCCCAGGTGAAGAGGGACGAGCTCATCACCGAATATCGGAAGGTGTATGCGTCCGCCTTCGTCGCGGCCGAAAGGGGATACCTTGACGACATCATAGAACCGAAGGAGACCAGGCCAAGGATCATAAGCGCTTTGAAGATGCTCGAGAAGAAACGGGAGTCCCGTCCCGCCAAGAAGCACGGGAACATGCCACTGTGA
- a CDS encoding pyruvate/oxaloacetate carboxyltransferase — translation MKVKITDLVLRDGHQSLLSTRMRTEDMLPIAPLMDEVGYWSVEMWGGATFDTALRFLKEDPWERITLLKKEMPNTPFQMLLRGQNIVGYRHYSDDIVEKFVERASARGIDIFRIFDALNDPRNMQTAMRTVKKCGGVVEAALSYTISPVHDIPAFVRVAKRLQEMGADTLCIKDMAGLISPMDAYELVKQLREETALPVHFHSHMTSGMALPATLKAIEAGAEIVDTVISSLSMGTSHSPTETVVAMLKGTEYDTGLDLRKLAEISAYFKKVRKKYKAFEGEAITIDTDVLIYQIPGGMMSNFATQLREAKKEDKLQEVLEEVPRVKADLGHVPLVTPTSQIVGTQAVLNVIAGERYKMVTKETKDVVRGLYGKTPAEIRPEIRRKIIGDEQPITVRPADLLEPEFEKLKKEISQYARSDEDVLSYALFPQVAIEFFKEREMNEKGLNLKDLAAVAALYMRSTEKKIEPKAQGRDVDLWVWAARREAINGGGWNL, via the coding sequence ATGAAGGTCAAGATAACGGACCTGGTGCTCCGCGATGGGCATCAATCGCTCCTTTCGACCAGGATGAGGACCGAGGACATGCTGCCGATCGCGCCCCTCATGGACGAGGTCGGATATTGGTCAGTTGAGATGTGGGGGGGAGCGACCTTCGACACCGCCCTGAGGTTCCTGAAAGAGGACCCCTGGGAGCGGATCACCTTGCTGAAGAAGGAGATGCCGAACACACCCTTCCAGATGCTCCTGAGGGGTCAGAACATCGTCGGTTACAGGCATTACTCCGATGACATCGTCGAGAAGTTCGTGGAGAGGGCCTCGGCCCGGGGCATCGATATCTTCAGGATATTCGACGCGCTCAACGACCCGCGCAACATGCAGACGGCCATGAGGACCGTTAAGAAATGCGGGGGTGTCGTGGAGGCGGCCCTTTCCTACACCATCTCCCCAGTGCATGACATCCCTGCTTTCGTGAGGGTGGCCAAGAGGCTGCAGGAGATGGGGGCGGACACGTTGTGCATCAAGGACATGGCCGGCCTCATCTCCCCCATGGACGCTTACGAGCTGGTCAAGCAGCTGAGGGAGGAGACCGCCCTACCGGTGCACTTCCATTCGCATATGACCTCGGGGATGGCCCTCCCCGCGACGCTGAAGGCGATCGAGGCGGGGGCGGAGATCGTCGACACGGTCATCTCCTCATTGAGCATGGGCACGTCCCATTCCCCGACCGAGACGGTCGTGGCGATGCTGAAGGGCACAGAGTATGACACTGGCCTCGACCTGAGGAAGCTGGCAGAGATATCCGCCTACTTCAAGAAGGTCAGGAAGAAGTATAAGGCCTTCGAGGGGGAGGCGATCACCATCGACACTGACGTCCTGATCTACCAGATCCCTGGGGGCATGATGTCGAACTTCGCCACGCAGCTGCGGGAGGCGAAGAAGGAGGACAAGCTGCAGGAGGTGCTGGAGGAGGTCCCGCGGGTCAAGGCGGACCTGGGCCATGTCCCGCTGGTCACCCCGACCTCCCAGATAGTCGGAACCCAGGCGGTCCTCAATGTCATAGCCGGTGAGAGGTACAAGATGGTCACCAAGGAGACCAAGGACGTCGTAAGGGGGCTTTATGGCAAGACTCCCGCGGAGATAAGGCCCGAGATACGCAGGAAGATCATAGGCGACGAGCAGCCCATCACGGTACGTCCGGCGGACCTCCTGGAGCCCGAGTTCGAGAAGCTGAAGAAAGAGATATCCCAGTACGCGCGCTCGGACGAGGACGTGCTCTCATACGCGCTGTTCCCACAGGTAGCGATCGAGTTCTTCAAGGAGAGGGAGATGAACGAGAAGGGGCTCAACCTGAAGGACCTTGCTGCCGTGGCCGCGCTCTACATGCGCTCTACCGAGAAGAAGATCGAGCCGAAGGCGCAGGGCAGGGACGTCGACCTCTGGGTCTGGGCGGCCAGGCGTGAGGCCATCAACGGCGGGGGGTGGAACCTATGA
- a CDS encoding acetyl-CoA carboxylase biotin carboxyl carrier protein subunit: protein MKLKITANGHPHDVVVDKATGEYKVTIDGQIYKCVFKDNGLYINGELFPIEVEGQLDEGATVSSSGRKMLVKVEQVREIEQVVLEAVDNGNNGGGAKVVEAPMPGKVITIKVKAGDEVRPNQVVVILEAMKMENEIMSEGSGKVKEIKVRPGEMVEGGQALVVLE from the coding sequence ATGAAATTGAAGATCACGGCCAACGGGCACCCGCATGATGTCGTTGTGGACAAGGCCACCGGAGAGTACAAGGTCACGATCGATGGCCAGATCTATAAATGCGTGTTCAAGGACAACGGCCTTTACATCAACGGCGAGCTGTTCCCCATAGAGGTGGAAGGGCAGCTTGACGAAGGGGCCACGGTCTCATCCTCAGGCCGGAAGATGCTCGTAAAGGTCGAGCAGGTGCGGGAGATCGAGCAGGTCGTGCTGGAGGCCGTCGACAATGGCAACAATGGTGGCGGGGCGAAGGTCGTCGAGGCGCCGATGCCGGGCAAGGTCATCACCATCAAGGTAAAGGCAGGTGACGAGGTCAGGCCTAACCAGGTGGTCGTCATCCTGGAGGCGATGAAGATGGAGAACGAGATCATGTCCGAGGGTTCGGGCAAGGTCAAGGAGATAAAGGTCCGGCCTGGCGAGATGGTCGAGGGCGGTCAGGCATTGGTCGTGCTGGAATGA
- a CDS encoding insulinase family protein, producing MKDQKIIISRTPGGIPVIVETLPHTRSVATAICVGVGSRDESLENSGISHFLEHMMFRGTSNRSYKEVNETIEDAGGYLNAFTMHELTAFYSLTMDETTPVGMMLLEDIFNHSTMAPEHIALEKGVIKQELNNMINDPDMYIRRLLMQTHFGDHPLARPILGREETVESFEREQLLEYHSKHYCPPHLAVVAAGNVNAEEVLDWASRALDHKTDNGHRKERTAPSHRSSIDIYPRNGEHTYVGIGLPGVEAGSDLAPVADVMCTILNGGSSSRLNHKIREEEGLVYSITTTPIPYKDVGTIDTYFSTTSERAERVLDLFAQELKRFKEEGIRPGEMERAKRVIKGALYRVYGQPRDDMRTMIYSFMMTGKVRTVDEMVSRIEAVSEEQVMSFADSQLNRGMMCAAVHAAKEKAEPVAIKAASIDF from the coding sequence GTGAAGGACCAAAAGATCATTATATCAAGGACCCCAGGCGGGATCCCTGTCATAGTCGAGACATTACCGCACACCAGGTCTGTCGCCACGGCCATCTGTGTCGGGGTGGGCTCAAGGGATGAGTCTCTGGAGAACAGTGGCATTTCGCATTTCTTAGAGCATATGATGTTCCGAGGCACTAGCAACAGGAGCTACAAGGAGGTCAACGAGACCATTGAGGATGCCGGGGGGTATCTCAACGCGTTCACGATGCACGAGCTGACGGCGTTCTATTCTTTGACCATGGACGAGACGACCCCGGTAGGGATGATGCTCTTGGAGGACATCTTCAACCATTCGACCATGGCACCGGAGCACATCGCCCTTGAGAAGGGCGTGATCAAGCAGGAGCTCAACAACATGATCAACGACCCTGACATGTACATCCGAAGGCTCCTGATGCAGACCCATTTCGGGGACCACCCCTTGGCGAGGCCGATATTGGGGCGGGAGGAGACGGTCGAATCATTCGAGAGGGAGCAGTTGTTAGAGTATCATTCGAAGCACTATTGCCCGCCGCACCTGGCGGTCGTGGCCGCAGGCAACGTCAATGCCGAGGAGGTATTGGACTGGGCCTCAAGGGCGTTGGACCATAAGACAGACAACGGGCACAGAAAAGAGAGGACGGCCCCCTCTCACCGTTCCAGCATTGACATCTACCCCCGGAACGGAGAACATACCTATGTGGGTATAGGGCTCCCAGGCGTCGAGGCGGGGAGCGACCTTGCGCCGGTCGCCGATGTCATGTGCACCATACTCAATGGAGGGTCGAGCTCTCGGCTCAACCACAAGATAAGGGAGGAGGAAGGGCTCGTGTACAGCATCACCACCACGCCCATCCCCTATAAGGACGTGGGCACGATAGACACGTACTTCTCCACCACCAGTGAGAGGGCAGAACGGGTCCTGGACCTCTTTGCCCAGGAGCTGAAAAGGTTCAAGGAGGAAGGGATCAGGCCTGGGGAGATGGAAAGGGCGAAAAGGGTCATCAAGGGCGCTCTCTATAGGGTCTATGGGCAGCCGAGGGACGACATGAGGACGATGATCTATTCCTTCATGATGACCGGAAAGGTCCGTACGGTGGATGAGATGGTCTCGCGGATCGAGGCCGTCTCGGAAGAGCAGGTGATGTCCTTCGCGGACTCTCAGTTGAACCGCGGCATGATGTGCGCCGCCGTGCACGCGGCGAAGGAGAAGGCAGAACCTGTGGCGATCAAGGCGGCGAGCATAGATTTCTAG
- the cdhC gene encoding CO dehydrogenase/CO-methylating acetyl-CoA synthase complex subunit beta translates to MAVQGAKTALDLARSAMEKAVQRYGKDMPVEYPETAYELPTIYAWDGAEVHVLSDLEPVLDRAASGLTDEITLENGMAAGEALMVSAEIVEALRYLDGARPYEGTDLCGFIPDRVLRELGVSLVDDTIPGIAVLLGKASDLEGLSKMVRDLQGKGMLIIAANEVIPQLRSLGIRTGLDRMLYPVGSGTQVVHALNFAVRAALSFGGVQRGDRDRLQGYLAKRVKAFVLAFGEIDDMTAAAAFASLLHGIPVITDQNVEGVPDRLVQQRDMSKMLQVALEIRDIKVTSSKVDIPVAFGPAFEGETVRKPDTYIEAGGAARTMSYELLRSRPEAEVEDGRVIVIGKDLDEFQEGSVTPLAILVDVYGKRMQEDFESVMERRIHLYLNFAEGVWHTGQRNMNWIRISRSAVAAGFRLRHIGNILVTKLKEEFGNIVSRVQVRIMTDAQEIRANLAEAVEAYARRDQRLEDLTDDAVDTFYSCLMCQSFAPDHVCIITPERLGLCGAINWLDARTGKEIVPSGPNQPIVKGECIDADKGQWQGVNDAVRELTHGKIERFNAYSLMEDPMTSCGCFECIVAMTADMQGVIVVNREYGGMTPVGMKFSTLAGNIGGGKQTPGFIGVGRKYLTSKKFISADGGFLRIAWMPKDLKEALRKELNHRAMELGESDFVEKIADETVTTEAEGLVEWMAKVDHPALRMPPLLS, encoded by the coding sequence ATGGCTGTGCAAGGGGCAAAGACCGCCCTGGACCTGGCCAGGTCGGCCATGGAAAAGGCCGTTCAGCGATATGGAAAGGACATGCCCGTCGAATACCCTGAGACGGCCTATGAGCTTCCGACGATATACGCATGGGACGGGGCCGAGGTCCATGTGCTGTCCGACCTTGAGCCAGTGCTTGACAGGGCAGCCTCAGGGCTGACCGATGAGATCACATTGGAGAACGGGATGGCCGCGGGAGAGGCATTGATGGTCTCGGCCGAGATCGTGGAGGCGCTAAGATATCTGGACGGGGCGAGACCCTATGAAGGCACGGACCTCTGTGGTTTCATACCGGACAGGGTCCTTAGAGAACTGGGCGTCTCCCTCGTCGACGACACCATCCCCGGCATCGCCGTCCTGTTAGGAAAGGCCTCGGACCTGGAAGGGCTTTCAAAGATGGTCAGGGACCTCCAGGGGAAGGGCATGCTTATCATCGCCGCCAACGAGGTCATCCCTCAGCTCAGGTCCCTTGGGATAAGGACCGGGCTGGACCGAATGCTCTATCCGGTCGGCAGCGGGACGCAGGTGGTGCACGCCCTGAACTTCGCTGTAAGGGCCGCCTTGTCGTTCGGTGGGGTGCAAAGGGGGGACAGGGACCGCCTCCAGGGATATCTGGCCAAGCGTGTCAAGGCGTTTGTCCTGGCCTTCGGCGAGATCGATGATATGACCGCGGCGGCCGCGTTCGCATCGCTGCTTCACGGGATACCGGTCATCACCGACCAGAACGTGGAAGGAGTTCCAGATAGATTGGTCCAACAACGTGACATGTCGAAGATGTTGCAGGTCGCACTTGAGATCAGGGACATCAAGGTCACGTCGTCGAAGGTCGACATACCGGTCGCTTTCGGCCCCGCCTTCGAGGGCGAGACCGTAAGGAAGCCTGACACCTACATTGAGGCGGGAGGGGCGGCGAGGACTATGTCCTATGAGCTCCTGAGGTCGAGGCCGGAGGCCGAGGTGGAGGATGGAAGGGTCATCGTGATCGGTAAGGACCTTGATGAGTTCCAGGAAGGGAGCGTCACGCCCTTGGCGATACTCGTAGATGTCTATGGCAAGAGGATGCAGGAGGACTTTGAATCGGTGATGGAGAGGAGGATCCACCTCTACCTGAACTTCGCCGAGGGAGTATGGCACACTGGTCAACGAAACATGAACTGGATCAGGATAAGCAGGTCGGCGGTCGCCGCGGGGTTCCGACTGAGACATATAGGGAACATCTTGGTCACAAAGCTGAAGGAGGAGTTCGGGAACATCGTGAGCAGGGTCCAGGTCAGGATAATGACCGATGCGCAGGAGATCCGTGCCAACCTTGCGGAGGCGGTCGAGGCCTATGCCAGGAGGGACCAGAGATTGGAAGACCTTACCGATGATGCGGTAGACACCTTCTATTCCTGCCTTATGTGCCAGTCGTTCGCCCCGGACCATGTCTGCATAATCACGCCTGAAAGGCTGGGACTATGTGGAGCGATCAACTGGCTCGATGCCAGGACGGGAAAGGAGATAGTTCCATCAGGGCCCAACCAGCCCATAGTGAAGGGTGAGTGCATCGACGCGGACAAGGGCCAGTGGCAGGGCGTCAATGATGCTGTGCGCGAGCTGACACATGGGAAGATCGAAAGGTTCAACGCCTATTCACTGATGGAGGATCCGATGACCTCCTGCGGATGCTTCGAGTGCATTGTGGCCATGACTGCGGACATGCAGGGCGTGATTGTCGTGAACAGGGAGTATGGTGGAATGACCCCTGTCGGAATGAAGTTCTCCACGTTGGCAGGAAATATTGGTGGCGGGAAACAGACGCCAGGGTTCATCGGCGTCGGTAGAAAATATCTTACGAGCAAGAAGTTCATATCGGCGGACGGCGGATTCCTGCGCATAGCCTGGATGCCCAAGGACCTGAAGGAGGCGTTAAGGAAAGAGCTCAACCACAGGGCCATGGAACTGGGCGAGAGCGATTTCGTCGAAAAGATAGCCGATGAGACGGTGACGACCGAGGCGGAGGGGCTCGTGGAGTGGATGGCCAAGGTGGACCACCCTGCGCTGAGGATGCCCCCGTTGCTGTCATGA
- a CDS encoding acetyl-CoA decarbonylase/synthase complex subunit delta, with product MVEVPIPKEKWSGKVGTVSLGSMVELGGSRRKVLMVGGETSMPFLSYEGAAPNRPLIAGEVMDDASDLPEQIRRELGNAVSSPGEWARAWVEDFGSDLVCLRLTSTNPEEKNASAEDAARTVLEVLRAVDVPLIVYGCGQEEKDAKVMEAVSNAAPKERLLLGHVEEGAYKSISAAAMANDHAVVAFSNLDINLAKQITILLTDFGVKRENIIMDPLMAPLGMGLEYSYSVNERIRLAALSGDSMLQQPMLCDCTGAWKCREATDDVPDWGPKEARGKWWETMTALAALLSGADILIMRSPAAVAETRKAIDGLRGGR from the coding sequence ATGGTCGAGGTTCCAATTCCAAAGGAGAAATGGTCGGGGAAGGTCGGCACGGTGTCATTGGGTTCAATGGTAGAGCTGGGAGGGTCGCGCAGGAAGGTCCTTATGGTGGGCGGGGAGACGTCCATGCCTTTCCTGTCCTATGAGGGTGCGGCGCCCAACAGGCCCCTTATCGCTGGCGAGGTCATGGACGACGCTTCGGACCTTCCAGAGCAGATAAGGAGGGAGCTCGGCAATGCGGTCAGCTCACCTGGAGAGTGGGCCAGGGCATGGGTCGAGGATTTCGGGTCCGATCTTGTATGCCTGCGCCTCACATCCACCAACCCGGAGGAAAAGAATGCCTCTGCAGAGGATGCTGCCAGGACCGTGCTGGAGGTCCTAAGGGCGGTGGACGTCCCCCTCATCGTATATGGATGTGGACAGGAGGAGAAGGACGCCAAGGTCATGGAGGCCGTCAGCAACGCCGCCCCGAAGGAGAGGCTGTTGCTCGGACATGTCGAGGAAGGAGCGTACAAGTCGATCTCCGCCGCGGCCATGGCGAACGACCATGCGGTGGTCGCGTTCTCCAACCTGGATATCAACCTGGCCAAGCAGATCACCATCCTCCTCACGGACTTCGGGGTGAAGAGGGAGAACATCATCATGGACCCGTTGATGGCACCTCTGGGGATGGGGCTTGAATATTCATACTCGGTCAACGAGAGGATAAGGTTGGCAGCGCTCTCCGGTGACAGCATGCTCCAGCAGCCCATGCTCTGCGATTGTACAGGGGCGTGGAAATGCCGGGAGGCGACCGATGATGTCCCGGATTGGGGACCGAAGGAGGCCAGAGGAAAATGGTGGGAGACCATGACGGCCCTGGCGGCCCTGCTCTCCGGCGCTGATATACTGATAATGAGGAGCCCGGCGGCGGTGGCCGAGACCAGGAAGGCCATCGATGGCCTGAGGGGGGGTCGTTGA